From a single Phocoena sinus isolate mPhoSin1 chromosome 1, mPhoSin1.pri, whole genome shotgun sequence genomic region:
- the LOC116754084 gene encoding heterogeneous nuclear ribonucleoproteins A2/B1-like yields MAEASKPMIKKTSKSVPLETNKREKEQFRKLFIGGLSSETTEERLWNHYQQWGYLTDCVLIRDPVSQKSRRFGFVTFSSMAEVDAVMATRPHSIDGKTVTPKRAVPREDYGKPGALVTVKKLFVGGIAKDTEERHLRDYFEKYGKINAIELITDRQSGKKRGFGFVAFDDHDPVDKVVLQKNHTVNGHHAEVRKALSRQEMQEDPEVAIWGVALGMEEGEEDMVVDMATRMGAPELVMTTIEGGIMEVKITRNHTTPRFALGAY; encoded by the exons ATGGCTGAAGCTAGTAAGCCCATgataaagaaaacttcaaaatctGTTCCTTTGGAGACgaataagagagaaaaggaacaatTCCGTAAACTCTTTATTGGTGGCTTGAGCTCTGAAACCACAGAAGAACGTCTGTGGAACCACTACCAGCAATGGGGATATCTCACAGACTGTGTGTTAATACGGGACCCTGTAAGCCAAAAATCAAGAAGATTTGGTTTTGTCACGTTTTCATCCATGGCTGAGGTTGATGCTGTCATGGCTACCAGACCTCATTCCATTGATGGGAAAACAGTTACTCCCAAACGTGCTGTCCCAAGAGAGGACTATGGAAAGCCGGGGGCTCTAGTCACTGTGAAGAAGCTGTTTGTTGGTGGAATTGCAAAAGATACTGAGGAACGTCATCTTAGAGATTACTTtgagaaatatggaaaaatcaaTGCCATTGAACTAATTACTGACAGGCAGTCAGGCAAGAAAAGAGGCTTTGGGTTTGTTGCTTTTGATGACCATGATCCCGTGGATAAGGTTGTGTTGCAGAAAAATCATACCGTCAATGGTCATCATGCAGAAGTAAGAAAGGCCTTGTCTAGACAAGAAATGC AGGAGGACCCGGAGGTGGCAATTTGGGGGGTAGCCCTGGGCATGGAGGAGGGCGAGGAGGATATGGTGGTGGATATGGCAACCAGGATGGGAGCTCCAGAGCTGGTTATGACAACTATAGAAGGAGGAATTATGGAAGTCAAAATTACA
- the C1QC gene encoding complement C1q subcomponent subunit C, with translation MDMGSSSWPRLVPNLLLLLLALLPGGQAGTDCYGIAGMPGLPGAPGKDGHDGLPGPKGEPGIPAIPGTRGPKGQKGDPGTPGYPGKNGPMGTPGIPGDPGNMGPPGDPGDEGRYKQNHQSVFTVTRQTVQFPAPNSLVKFNSVITNPQGDYDTNTGKFTCKVPGLYYFVYHTSHTANLCVQLYRNGVKVTTFCDHMSNTKQVSSGSVLLRMQAGEEVWLAVNDYNGMVGTEGSDSVFSGFLLFPD, from the exons ATGGACATGGGGTCCAGCTCCTGGCCCCGCCTTGTACCAAACCTGCTACTGCTCTTGCTGGCACTGCTGCCTGGGGGCCAAGCTGGCACAGACTGCTATGGGATCGCCGGGATGCCGGGCCTGCCTGGGGCCCCAGGGAAGGATGGGCATGACGGATTGCCAGGGCCCAAGGGTGAACCAG GAATCCCAGCTATCCCTGGGACACGAGGACCAAAGGGTCAGAAGGGAGATCCTGGCACACCTGGCTATCCTGGGAAAAATGGTCCCATGGGAACCCCTGGGATTCCAGGGGATCCCGGCAACATGGGACCCCCTGGGGACCCGGGTGATGAGGGCAGGTACAAGCAGAATCACCAGTCAGTATTCACTGTCACACGGCAGACAGTCCAGTTCCCAGCGCCCAACAGCCTGGTCAAGTTCAACTCAGTCATCACAAACCCACAGGGGGATTACGACACGAACACTGGCAAGTTCACCTGCAAAGTTCCCGGCCTCTACTACTTTGTCTACCACACGTCACACACGGCCAACCTGTGTGTGCAGCTGTACCGCAACGGTGTCAAGGTGACCACCTTCTGTGACCACATGTCCAACACCAAGCAGGTCAGCTCAGGCAGTGTGCTGCTGCGGATGCAGGCGGGCGAGGAGGTGTGGCTGGCGGTCAACGACTACAACGGCATGGTGGGCACCGAGGGCTCCGACAGTGTCTTCTCCGGCTTCCTGCTCTTCCCTGACTAG